The Euphorbia lathyris chromosome 3, ddEupLath1.1, whole genome shotgun sequence genome contains a region encoding:
- the LOC136223924 gene encoding mediator of RNA polymerase II transcription subunit 15a-like isoform X1: protein MDTYNWRTEMPPGSRERIVNKIMETLKRHLPFSGQEIKEIAVRFEEKMYTAAMNQSDYLRKISLKMLAMESNSQNTIPNSLPPNPSGNNNSDSGGIFEIANLSLDDPVFVDEGEIDEEHEDILE, encoded by the exons ATGGATACCTATAATTGGAGAACTGAGATGCCACCTGGTTCACGGGAAAGAATTGTCAATAAGAT AATGGAGACATTGAAGAGGCATCTTCCATTTTCTGGCCAAGAGATAAAGGAAATTGCTGTGCGTTTTGAGGAAAAGATGTATACTGCTGCCATGAACCAG TCCGATTATCTGCGGAAAATATCTTTGAAGATGCTTGCCATGGAGTCTAACTCTCAAAATACAATTCCCAATTCTTTGCCACCCAACCCATCTGGCAACAACAACTCTGATTCTGGAG GGATCTTTGAGATTGCCAACCTATCTCTTGATGACCCGGTGTTTGTAGATGAAGGAGAAATAGATGAAGAACATGAAGATATATTAGAATAG
- the LOC136223924 gene encoding mediator of RNA polymerase II transcription subunit 15a-like isoform X2 → METLKRHLPFSGQEIKEIAVRFEEKMYTAAMNQSDYLRKISLKMLAMESNSQNTIPNSLPPNPSGNNNSDSGGIFEIANLSLDDPVFVDEGEIDEEHEDILE, encoded by the exons ATGGAGACATTGAAGAGGCATCTTCCATTTTCTGGCCAAGAGATAAAGGAAATTGCTGTGCGTTTTGAGGAAAAGATGTATACTGCTGCCATGAACCAG TCCGATTATCTGCGGAAAATATCTTTGAAGATGCTTGCCATGGAGTCTAACTCTCAAAATACAATTCCCAATTCTTTGCCACCCAACCCATCTGGCAACAACAACTCTGATTCTGGAG GGATCTTTGAGATTGCCAACCTATCTCTTGATGACCCGGTGTTTGTAGATGAAGGAGAAATAGATGAAGAACATGAAGATATATTAGAATAG
- the LOC136222711 gene encoding uncharacterized protein — MINASATILRDATDDNSDLIHKVLQSIRAILITVSAVILLLAFIGFLVSIFGLQSLVYALAIIGWIVATIALILSCISLILHNVVGDTCVAMDEWVQNPTARTSLDDILPCVERATAQQTLSESEQVTFQLVGIVNSFITNVANIDPPTDLPPNLPPNATLVYYNQSGPLVPILCNPFNSNMTDRICAAAEVHFANASQEWIKYMCQVSSNGTCKTRGRMTPEFYNQMTYAVNISYALYHYSPFLVGLVDCSFVRETFTSISEHHCPGLNQYSRWVFIGFVMVSAAVMFSLMFWVFYARERRHRLYTKQFIHISAHHSTEESNVQIQ, encoded by the exons ATGATTAATGCTTCTGCTACAATTCTCCGAGACGCAACCGATGATAATTCAGATTTGATACACAAAGTTCTGCAATCTAT ACGGGCAATTCTGATTACTGTTTCTGCTGTGATCCTCCTTCTAGCTTTTATTGGTTTCT TGGTCTCAATTTTTGGATTGCAATCTTTAGTCTATGC ATTGGCTATCATTGGATGGATAGTGGCAACAATTGCATTGATATTGTCATGCATATCTCTCATCCTCCATAA TGTAGTTGGAGATACTTGTGTTGCCATGGACGAATGGGTTCAAAACCCGACAGCACGTACGAGTTTAGATGATATTCTTCCCTGTGTAGAAAGAGCAACTGCCCAACAAACATTGTCCGAAAGTGAACAAGTCACTTTCCAGCTAGTTGGCATTGTTAACTCATTCATCACCAATGTAGCCAATATCGACCCACCAACAGATTTGCCTCCAAACTTACCACCAAATGCTACACTTGTATACTATAATCAGTCAGGTCCATTGGTGCCTATTCTTTGCAATCCATTCAATTCTAACATGACAGATCGAATATGTGCTGCAGCCGAAGTTCACTTTGCCAATGCATCACAG GAATGGATCAAGTACATGTGCCAAGTTTCATCAAATGGTACTTGCAAAACTAGAGGTCGTATGACACCTGAATTTTACAACCAAATGACATATGCTGTGAATATTAGTTATGCATTATATCACTACAGTCCATTCCTTGTTGGTCTTGTAGACTGTAGTTTCGTTCGAGAAACATTCACAAGTATCAGTGAGCATCATTGTCCAGGCCTGAATCAGTACAGCAGATGGGTGTTTATTGGGTTTGTAATGGTATCAGCAGCTGTCATGTTTTCCTTGATGTTCTGGGTTTTCTACGCACGAGAGAGGCGTCATAGGCTTTATACCAAACAGTTTATTCATATTTCTGCTCACCACTCTACAGAAGAAAGTAATGTGCAGATACAGTGA
- the LOC136224271 gene encoding mediator of RNA polymerase II transcription subunit 15a-like: MDTNNWRTEMPPGSRERIVNKITEALKSYVPFSGQEVLEELKKISARFEEKIYTIAMDQPDYLRKISVKMVAMESKYQNTIPNSLPLNPSGNNNSDSGASHNMQPQVHKQILSQNIRSNM; encoded by the exons ATGGATACCAATAATTGGAGAACTGAGATGCCACCTGGTTCACGGGAAAGAATTGTCAATAAGAT AACGGAGGCGTTGAAGAGCTATGTTCCATTTTCTGGCCAAGAGGTACTAGAAGAGCTGAAGAAAATTTCTGCGCGCTTTGAGGAAAAGATTTATACTATTGCCATGGACCAG CCTGATTATCTGCGGAAAATATCTGTGAAGATGGTTGCCATGGAGTCTAAGTATCAAAATACAATTCCCAATTCTTTGCCATTGAACCCATCTGGCAACAACAACTCTGATTCTGGAG CGTCTCATAATATGCAGCCTCAAGTTCACAAGCAAATTTTATCACAGAATATCCGAAGTAATATGTGA